One genomic segment of Spirochaeta cellobiosiphila DSM 17781 includes these proteins:
- a CDS encoding ATP-binding protein, whose translation MKIGKNQKSINLRSFTSLIVLYFILISLIILFSSQTLNNITLGREANFPIILNFALILPAGILIAIVIYALSVYRELRKDGPGVKLKIKLILSFSLLSLISAIPQTILSVNFVTTALTEWYNPQLEKAINGSLTITLDYYQEKLDNLGKFARSPSLLSVLQGIDINPDLSWKKLSDYNPAVDSLEVFREDGTILVFLGDPKANRPFSQIQRQNEGPLPRRTEQGQTFLSYLKLIESGSFKYYVVLSDLLSPDFQTNTNYLTNAVSSINQIKEYRNQFWLLLPLLYMFFAVPLFLISILISFLLSEDLIRPLANLEEATKRVIDGDFSFRILSRGKDDFGMLAQSFNKMILELENSRKQILQTEKITAWQEIAQRLAHEIRNPLTPIKLSAQRLLKRYETKPETIGELLRPAVTAIVTEVDGLDNLIKEFRDFARLPSSHKQKINLNDIVLESIKVYKTSNPNIQFDTEGVPQDFPMKADPNQLKQIFTNLIKNAIDAMKGSGQITFRADEVKKGTFTYCRIQIQDAGEGIKEDIIDKVFHPYYTTKHGGSGLGLSIVERIVHDHGGQIWFESQENVGTTFFIDIRLEVENEYDINRR comes from the coding sequence ATGAAAATAGGAAAGAATCAGAAGTCTATTAATCTAAGGTCTTTTACCAGCCTCATTGTTTTATACTTTATATTGATAAGTCTTATAATTTTATTCTCTAGTCAAACTCTAAATAATATTACCTTGGGAAGAGAGGCTAATTTTCCTATTATACTTAACTTTGCTTTAATTTTGCCTGCAGGTATATTAATTGCTATCGTTATTTATGCTTTGAGTGTGTATAGAGAATTAAGAAAAGATGGACCAGGTGTTAAATTAAAAATCAAACTGATTCTATCTTTTAGCTTGTTATCTTTGATATCCGCTATCCCTCAAACAATTCTATCTGTCAACTTTGTAACTACAGCCTTAACAGAATGGTACAATCCACAATTAGAGAAAGCTATCAATGGGAGTCTAACAATTACATTGGACTATTACCAGGAAAAGCTAGACAACTTAGGTAAATTTGCTAGAAGTCCTTCTCTACTATCCGTATTACAGGGAATAGATATAAATCCTGATTTAAGCTGGAAAAAACTAAGTGACTATAATCCCGCTGTCGATAGCTTAGAAGTTTTTAGAGAAGACGGGACTATTCTTGTTTTTTTAGGCGATCCTAAAGCCAATAGGCCTTTCAGTCAGATACAACGTCAAAATGAAGGACCTTTACCTCGCCGAACAGAACAAGGCCAAACATTCCTATCTTATCTAAAACTTATTGAATCAGGATCCTTTAAATATTATGTAGTGCTTAGTGATTTATTAAGTCCGGATTTTCAAACTAATACAAATTATCTGACAAATGCGGTATCTTCTATTAACCAAATCAAAGAATATAGAAATCAATTTTGGTTGTTATTGCCATTACTTTATATGTTTTTCGCTGTTCCTCTTTTTCTTATTTCAATATTAATTAGCTTTTTATTATCAGAGGACCTTATCAGACCCTTGGCTAATTTAGAAGAAGCAACAAAAAGAGTAATAGATGGTGATTTTTCCTTTCGTATTTTATCTCGAGGTAAAGATGATTTTGGAATGCTTGCTCAGTCGTTTAATAAGATGATTCTTGAACTTGAGAACTCAAGAAAACAAATATTACAAACAGAAAAAATAACTGCATGGCAAGAAATTGCCCAAAGACTGGCCCATGAGATTAGAAATCCTCTAACTCCAATCAAATTAAGCGCTCAAAGATTATTAAAACGTTATGAAACAAAACCTGAAACTATAGGAGAGTTACTTAGACCAGCGGTTACTGCTATTGTTACAGAAGTAGACGGTCTTGATAATTTAATAAAAGAATTTAGAGATTTTGCTAGGTTACCCAGTTCTCATAAACAAAAAATTAATCTTAATGATATTGTGTTAGAATCAATCAAAGTATACAAAACAAGTAATCCAAACATTCAATTTGATACAGAGGGAGTTCCTCAAGACTTTCCTATGAAAGCAGACCCCAATCAGTTGAAGCAAATATTTACTAACCTTATCAAAAACGCCATTGACGCAATGAAAGGATCTGGACAGATAACTTTTAGAGCTGACGAAGTTAAAAAAGGAACCTTTACCTACTGTCGTATACAAATACAGGACGCAGGAGAAGGAATTAAGGAAGATATCATAGATAAAGTATTTCATCCTTATTACACTACTAAACATGGGGGATCAGGATTAGGACTAAGCATAGTTGAACGTATTGTTCACGATCATGGTGGACAGATATGGTTTGAATCACAAGAAAATGTAGGCACAACTTTTTTTATAGATATTAGATTGGAGGTTGAAAATGAGTACGATATTAATCGTAGATGA
- a CDS encoding sigma-54-dependent transcriptional regulator → MSTILIVDDEPGIRSILSDILEDEGYSVLTAEDGFQGLNILKTSEVSLVFLDVWLPNMGGIDVLKEIKKDYRQLPVVIISGHGNIDMAVKAIKMGAYDFLEKPLSLEKITTLTRNALELEQLKKENQSLKQSLFPQEIMIGRSKPINKIRSIIEQSADSDARMLILGENGTGKELVAREIHKQSQRNSGPFVEVNCAAIPDNLIESELFGHEKGAFTSAINQKKGKFELADKGTLFLDEVADMSLSAQAKVLRAIQEMKFERVGGEKSVSVDIRVIAATNKDIQTEISKGNFREDLYFRLNVIPIYVPPLRERKDDIALLIEYFISKTQMGYNKKLNKEALEYLTEYHWPGNIRELKNFVERITVMCDDSIINLSFVKQYLHPDTPKEETDHFKEEFGNLKLQEARDKFEIKLITSKLRENDNNISKTAQALGVYPSNLHGKIKKFGIEIEK, encoded by the coding sequence ATGAGTACGATATTAATCGTAGATGATGAACCAGGTATAAGATCCATTTTATCAGATATTCTTGAAGATGAAGGCTACTCGGTTTTAACAGCAGAAGATGGTTTTCAAGGCCTCAACATACTAAAAACCTCCGAAGTATCCCTGGTTTTTCTTGATGTCTGGCTTCCCAATATGGGAGGAATTGATGTACTAAAAGAAATCAAGAAAGATTATCGACAATTACCCGTAGTGATAATATCAGGTCACGGAAATATCGATATGGCAGTAAAAGCCATTAAAATGGGCGCTTATGATTTTCTAGAAAAGCCATTATCACTTGAAAAAATAACTACACTGACTAGGAATGCTCTAGAACTTGAGCAGCTAAAAAAAGAAAACCAATCCTTAAAACAATCGCTATTTCCACAAGAGATAATGATAGGAAGAAGTAAACCTATAAATAAAATACGCAGTATTATAGAACAGAGTGCAGATTCAGATGCTCGTATGTTGATTTTAGGTGAAAATGGAACAGGAAAAGAATTAGTCGCAAGAGAAATTCATAAGCAAAGCCAGAGGAACTCAGGTCCTTTTGTTGAAGTCAATTGCGCTGCCATTCCCGACAACTTAATTGAGTCAGAACTATTTGGCCATGAAAAAGGAGCCTTCACTTCAGCCATAAATCAAAAGAAAGGTAAGTTTGAACTAGCAGACAAAGGTACCCTTTTCCTTGATGAGGTAGCTGATATGAGTTTATCAGCACAAGCAAAAGTCCTGCGTGCCATTCAAGAAATGAAATTTGAAAGAGTTGGTGGAGAAAAAAGTGTATCCGTTGATATTAGAGTTATAGCAGCTACAAATAAAGATATACAAACAGAGATTTCAAAAGGAAATTTCAGAGAGGATTTATATTTTAGATTAAATGTAATACCTATTTATGTCCCACCTCTTAGGGAAAGAAAAGATGATATTGCTTTACTAATTGAATATTTTATATCAAAAACACAAATGGGATATAATAAAAAATTGAATAAGGAAGCTCTTGAATATCTTACGGAATATCATTGGCCTGGTAATATTAGAGAACTAAAAAACTTTGTGGAACGAATAACCGTTATGTGCGATGATAGTATTATCAACTTATCTTTTGTTAAGCAATACTTACATCCAGACACACCGAAAGAAGAAACGGATCATTTCAAAGAGGAGTTTGGCAATTTGAAATTACAAGAAGCACGAGATAAGTTTGAAATTAAGCTAATTACCAGTAAGCTTAGGGAAAATGACAATAATATATCAAAAACAGCTCAAGCTTTGGGTGTTTACCCAAGTAATTTACATGGTAAGATAAAGAAATTTGGAATAGAAATAGAGAAATGA